A part of Blastopirellula marina genomic DNA contains:
- a CDS encoding porin: protein MKQLKLTHVLAWSVVLGCLNGSTLLAQTGKPVRVVRAGSVAQPTTTPEVVPTSALTEVPLTETYSPTSLTSEAMAYEQADCPTCSTCFDDVCCSQWFFNGWLEQGFTGNPNSDGGANGPAGTNGPLIFNDQANEYMLNQLYLSVGRKVNRDGCSWDIGGRVDVLFGTDYYFVQATGLETRDDNSQHWNSGNGPRNAGNAGLYGLALPQFYVEANVPWGNGLNLKAGHFYTIMGYESVMAPENFFYSHSYMMQYGEPFTHTGMLASYETSPCMTWYGGIVRGWNTFEQPNGQVSFLGGFRWVSPHEATKLNFSIITGSEDPTGNNNRTTYSLVFQQQINQCWTYVLEHNLGTEENARLTTSNTLAQANWFGVSNYLYYTVDSCLDVGARFEWFGDPDNARVFGLSNDNLVSGGNYYELTFGANYHPTSWFVLRPELRYDWSDLSAPGITGAYNNGTSKDQFTIGFDLITVF, encoded by the coding sequence ATGAAGCAACTAAAACTCACCCATGTCTTGGCATGGTCCGTCGTATTGGGATGCCTAAACGGTTCGACTTTGCTGGCCCAGACAGGCAAACCTGTCCGCGTGGTTCGAGCCGGATCCGTGGCACAACCCACGACAACACCGGAAGTGGTACCTACGTCGGCCCTGACGGAAGTGCCACTTACCGAGACCTACAGCCCGACTTCGCTCACCTCCGAAGCAATGGCCTACGAACAAGCTGACTGCCCAACTTGCAGCACTTGCTTCGACGACGTTTGTTGCTCACAGTGGTTCTTCAATGGGTGGCTGGAACAAGGCTTCACTGGCAATCCCAACTCAGATGGGGGCGCAAACGGACCGGCCGGGACCAATGGTCCTTTGATCTTCAACGATCAAGCCAACGAGTACATGCTCAACCAGCTTTACCTCAGCGTCGGTCGCAAGGTAAACCGCGATGGATGTAGCTGGGACATTGGTGGTCGCGTCGACGTGCTGTTCGGTACGGACTACTACTTTGTACAAGCCACCGGCCTGGAAACGCGAGACGACAACTCGCAGCATTGGAATAGCGGCAACGGTCCGCGTAACGCTGGCAATGCTGGCCTGTACGGCCTTGCTTTGCCACAGTTCTATGTGGAAGCGAACGTTCCGTGGGGCAATGGATTGAACCTGAAAGCAGGTCATTTCTATACCATCATGGGCTACGAGTCGGTCATGGCTCCTGAGAACTTCTTCTACTCGCACTCGTACATGATGCAGTACGGCGAGCCGTTCACGCATACCGGCATGTTGGCCAGCTACGAAACTTCGCCATGCATGACCTGGTACGGCGGGATTGTCCGCGGTTGGAATACGTTCGAGCAACCCAACGGACAAGTCAGCTTCCTAGGTGGCTTCCGCTGGGTCAGCCCGCATGAAGCGACGAAGCTGAACTTTAGCATCATTACCGGCAGCGAAGATCCAACCGGTAACAATAATCGCACGACCTACAGCTTGGTCTTCCAACAGCAGATCAACCAGTGCTGGACTTATGTCCTGGAGCACAATCTTGGCACGGAAGAAAATGCCCGCCTGACCACTTCCAATACCCTGGCCCAGGCCAACTGGTTCGGTGTGTCGAACTACCTGTACTACACCGTTGATTCCTGCCTGGATGTCGGAGCTCGCTTCGAGTGGTTTGGCGATCCCGATAACGCTCGCGTGTTCGGTTTGTCGAACGACAATCTGGTTAGTGGTGGGAACTACTACGAGCTGACCTTCGGTGCCAACTACCATCCCACCAGCTGGTTCGTTCTGCGTCCAGAACTGCGATACGACTGGAGCGACCTGTCAGCTCCCGGCATCACAGGTGCCTACAACAACGGCACCTCTAAAGATCAGTTCACGATCGGTTTCGACTTGATCACGGTGTTTTAG
- a CDS encoding Ig-like domain-containing protein, with product MTELSFSLTISAAAAISLCLIVATFFALRAKARQLRLAPALARKSRRPGQGQHLVQQLESRELLDAGMGNTDLALEGESLTINGTTYENVDMIALAKAIAASGAKMYGADWCPHCTTMKEKFGEGQYYLPFVEVSSPDHATNDIGIAKNITSYPTWIFNEGTANEVRLVGSDPSVEDIVNAAGITIPQGEPIYFAEIPDQLNLKAGQSYHVALDGYSPTGQTLTYTVTTSNGTIETTVLQNNRSLRVSTVRFGDMEFYLFEDEAGNITSRIIDLAESGAYDGMLFHRVYDEFVIQAGQVTDGSTQANLMDSYDPDLRNNKTGMLALAKTYYDDSGTSQFYVIEGDQSSLDFNYPVFGFMTEGEGVRESISKTPTAYSRSGGNPNLSTQPDWNVVVDSVSVFTDTENAVLRLKLPENLPSGETVTVTVSDGQGNTISRTFTVSSVADTQDYRPFFSYVPNVTLQPGGSTTFQLNATSVDGDTLVYTSLSNAPANMSFVVNQQTGVVQINTSVNLTPGDYFMYVAVSDEGVAIDAATNPAGILSNNLVDYQAIKVTIAKPNTLVNDTVNLTEDASVVFTPLSNDSVANGEFVLDSFTVTTPPAVGHLSYDAATGQVTYTPPTDYNGTVSFQYNIANEFGLAGTPATVTLLVASINDDPTAFDDLFIADRDSATLLPVLKNDDKGAANEQDDPVIVVLPSGFTSAGGTVVVVGDQVEYTPPTNFTGTDTFTYTINDSGLESTAMVTVDVRDASQFTITAVKDATSVDSEGAVIGLPQSDQIIEEWDTFWVEVWVTADGSGGDTITAASATINFDPTMYRASSILIGPGFTAGSGNTTNNTAGTVRLNATSAIDGLGGGQRVLLGKVRFTPLANGLAAPVVGESLGVDFSEFLTSVSNTSMTVDRVGVIDSPTIDATPSTRLLPMIYDLNDDGKVGIRDFSDFMAAVGNRNSAQFVDFDLSGDLEGTGFSYFQSALGSTYQSQVSGHLISADVYDAAMSNAILAPQFGPEDSASLLAMSDVERITSQLPAFIISPTVTSDTNAISIQIADLDGTQLAKTVGSVIYLDQDAAGWGWFVDSTPLDSSEYTVSADGGRRVAAADSPAAGRIDLLSVLLHELGHVSGLDHTSEGMMSSTILPGERLVDGEIESFDETFYVAAVDQFFGDEE from the coding sequence ATGACCGAGTTATCTTTCAGCCTTACGATCAGTGCCGCCGCTGCGATCTCGTTGTGCCTGATCGTAGCGACATTCTTTGCCCTGAGAGCCAAGGCTCGCCAACTGCGACTCGCCCCTGCCCTGGCCCGCAAATCTCGCCGTCCGGGCCAAGGACAACATCTAGTCCAGCAGCTCGAGTCACGCGAGCTGCTTGATGCTGGTATGGGCAATACCGACTTGGCGTTGGAAGGTGAATCGCTGACGATCAACGGTACGACCTACGAAAATGTCGACATGATCGCGTTGGCCAAAGCGATCGCAGCCAGTGGTGCCAAAATGTACGGTGCCGATTGGTGCCCACACTGTACAACCATGAAGGAAAAGTTTGGCGAGGGACAGTACTATCTACCATTCGTTGAAGTATCGAGCCCGGACCACGCAACCAACGACATCGGCATCGCTAAAAATATTACTTCCTATCCGACATGGATCTTCAACGAGGGAACTGCTAACGAAGTTCGTTTGGTGGGATCGGATCCGTCGGTTGAAGACATTGTCAACGCGGCAGGAATCACTATTCCTCAGGGCGAGCCAATCTACTTCGCCGAGATTCCTGACCAGTTGAATCTCAAAGCGGGCCAGTCTTACCACGTTGCATTAGATGGTTACTCGCCTACCGGGCAAACATTGACCTACACGGTGACCACCTCTAATGGCACGATTGAAACGACCGTTCTGCAAAACAACCGTAGCTTGCGCGTGTCAACGGTACGTTTTGGCGATATGGAATTCTATTTATTCGAAGATGAAGCCGGGAATATCACCAGCCGCATCATCGACCTGGCTGAGTCAGGCGCCTACGATGGAATGCTCTTCCATCGCGTATACGACGAATTCGTGATTCAAGCTGGCCAGGTCACCGACGGTTCGACTCAAGCGAACCTCATGGATTCTTACGACCCGGACCTGCGAAACAATAAGACCGGGATGCTCGCCCTGGCGAAGACTTACTACGACGACTCTGGAACGTCACAGTTCTATGTGATCGAAGGGGATCAGTCGTCCCTCGATTTCAATTATCCCGTCTTCGGTTTCATGACCGAAGGGGAAGGTGTTCGTGAGTCCATCAGTAAGACACCGACGGCTTACTCGCGATCAGGTGGCAATCCCAACTTAAGCACGCAGCCTGACTGGAATGTGGTGGTCGACTCGGTTTCGGTGTTTACCGATACCGAAAACGCGGTCTTGCGACTCAAGTTGCCTGAGAACTTGCCAAGTGGCGAAACGGTAACCGTGACGGTATCGGATGGCCAAGGAAACACGATCAGCCGCACGTTTACGGTTTCTTCGGTAGCCGATACGCAAGACTATCGCCCCTTCTTCTCGTACGTTCCGAACGTGACGCTGCAACCGGGCGGAAGTACGACTTTCCAATTGAATGCCACTAGCGTTGACGGCGATACGCTTGTTTATACTTCGCTGTCGAATGCTCCGGCGAATATGTCGTTTGTTGTGAATCAGCAAACTGGCGTGGTTCAGATCAATACCAGCGTGAACTTGACTCCGGGCGATTACTTCATGTACGTCGCGGTATCGGACGAGGGAGTGGCAATCGATGCGGCGACCAACCCGGCTGGGATTCTTTCGAACAACCTAGTCGACTACCAGGCAATTAAGGTGACGATCGCCAAGCCAAATACCTTGGTGAACGATACGGTCAATTTGACCGAAGATGCTTCGGTCGTGTTCACCCCGTTGTCAAACGATAGCGTCGCGAACGGCGAGTTTGTTCTCGACTCGTTCACGGTCACCACGCCACCGGCAGTGGGGCACTTGTCTTATGATGCGGCGACCGGTCAGGTGACTTATACGCCGCCCACCGATTACAACGGCACCGTTAGCTTCCAATACAACATTGCCAACGAATTTGGTTTGGCAGGTACGCCGGCTACGGTCACGTTGTTGGTCGCTTCGATCAACGACGATCCGACGGCATTCGACGACTTGTTCATTGCTGATCGTGACTCTGCCACGCTATTGCCCGTACTGAAGAATGACGATAAAGGGGCCGCCAACGAGCAAGATGATCCGGTGATCGTTGTTCTCCCATCTGGATTCACTTCCGCTGGTGGAACAGTTGTTGTCGTCGGGGATCAAGTCGAATACACGCCGCCAACCAACTTCACCGGCACGGACACGTTCACCTACACCATCAACGACTCAGGGCTGGAAAGCACGGCGATGGTGACTGTCGATGTGCGTGACGCCAGCCAGTTCACGATTACCGCCGTCAAAGATGCGACGAGTGTCGACAGTGAAGGCGCGGTCATCGGTTTGCCTCAGAGCGATCAAATCATCGAAGAGTGGGATACGTTCTGGGTGGAGGTCTGGGTGACGGCTGACGGGTCAGGCGGCGATACCATTACTGCGGCGTCGGCCACCATTAACTTTGATCCGACCATGTACCGAGCAAGCTCGATTCTGATCGGACCTGGCTTCACCGCAGGTAGCGGCAACACTACCAATAACACGGCCGGCACGGTAAGGCTGAATGCAACTTCGGCGATCGATGGACTTGGCGGTGGACAACGCGTGCTGCTCGGCAAGGTTCGCTTCACGCCCCTAGCCAACGGTCTGGCAGCACCCGTCGTGGGTGAATCGCTGGGCGTTGATTTCTCGGAGTTCCTGACATCGGTATCGAATACTTCGATGACGGTGGACCGAGTTGGCGTGATCGATTCGCCAACGATCGATGCCACACCATCGACCCGACTGTTACCGATGATCTACGACTTGAACGACGACGGTAAAGTCGGCATCCGCGATTTCAGCGACTTCATGGCTGCCGTCGGAAACCGAAACTCTGCGCAGTTTGTCGACTTCGATCTGAGTGGCGATTTGGAGGGAACGGGTTTCTCATACTTCCAATCGGCACTGGGCTCGACCTATCAAAGCCAGGTTAGCGGGCACTTGATCTCGGCCGACGTTTATGATGCCGCGATGAGCAATGCCATCTTGGCACCTCAGTTCGGTCCGGAAGATTCGGCCAGTTTGTTGGCCATGAGTGATGTCGAGCGAATCACTTCGCAGTTGCCAGCGTTTATCATCTCGCCAACGGTCACGTCCGATACGAACGCCATTTCCATTCAGATCGCGGATCTCGATGGAACGCAATTGGCCAAGACCGTTGGCAGCGTGATCTATCTTGATCAAGACGCGGCAGGCTGGGGCTGGTTTGTCGATAGCACCCCGCTCGATTCTTCCGAGTACACGGTGTCCGCAGACGGCGGACGTCGCGTAGCTGCGGCTGATTCACCGGCAGCTGGGCGGATCGACTTGCTCTCGGTGCTGCTGCACGAGTTGGGGCATGTTTCTGGTTTGGATCATACCAGCGAAGGTATGATGAGCAGCACGATTTTGCCGGGCGAACGACTCGTTGACGGAGAAATCGAATCGTTCGACGAGACCTTCTATGTCGCCGCTGTCGATCAATTCTTTGGCGACGAAGAGTAA
- a CDS encoding DUF3467 domain-containing protein codes for MSDAPETKEQPAAPKQVELDESGAVACYANFCRVTGTPEELIIDFGLNTQPMVASQEKIKVNERIILNYYTAKRMLGALHMAVQRHEAAFGTLETDIQKRVIPSAQRPANG; via the coding sequence ATGTCGGACGCCCCTGAAACTAAAGAGCAACCCGCAGCACCGAAGCAAGTCGAACTGGACGAATCGGGTGCGGTCGCTTGTTACGCTAACTTCTGCCGCGTCACCGGTACGCCAGAAGAACTGATCATCGACTTCGGTTTGAACACCCAGCCGATGGTTGCTTCGCAAGAGAAGATCAAAGTCAACGAGCGAATCATTCTGAATTACTACACCGCAAAGCGTATGCTGGGCGCCCTGCACATGGCCGTTCAGCGTCACGAAGCCGCCTTCGGCACGCTGGAAACCGATATCCAGAAGCGGGTTATCCCATCCGCTCAGCGTCCAGCCAACGGCTAA
- a CDS encoding efflux RND transporter periplasmic adaptor subunit, translating to MVSLQDSLVASSSRPLPLRARPDLSARQHTYQGRGYWVVKEPLGLNYFRFQEEEYAILKMLDGKTSLQEIKDRFEKEFAPQKISFNDLQHFIGTLHRSGLVITTAMDQGRQLKGRRDERKWKETVQLMSNILAVRFKGIDPDRILTALNPYTRWLFTGPAMIFVLMLCAAALLLVTVQYDVFKSRLPSFQEFFGPSNWLLLGAVLGATKICHEFGHGLSCKRYGGECHEMGVMFLVMTPCLYCNVSDSWMLPNKWHRAMIGAAGMYVEVFLASIATFIWWFSEPGLLNHLALQVMFVSSVSTVIFNGNPLLRYDGYYILSDIMEVPNMRQKASSVLHRFMSKYFLGLDPPEDPFLPERNQFFFGLYTVAANLYRLVVTASIMLFLNKVFEPYGLQVIGQMIALAGIYGLVVMPIYQLWKFLYVPGRMAQVKRKNVLMTATAVAAVIAGFVYIPVPQWVKCPVEVQPFNNESVFVVVPGQLEEVLVKPGQHVTKGTKLARVTNFDLTLELVELENEEEGLEDLLQSIDRQQLRAMDSSEFEQTFAEVTEQLKSVREQLKKKRQQVAQIEVPAPFDGTIFPVPDKAPSQGNDGRLPEWSGSVFDEKNQGAYLSTSDVLCQIGDASQMEAVLYIDQDYIELIHPDQEVEIKLDAFPGRTFKGHIAVMGTTEVEFVPPSLSTQSGGELPTVSDRETGRLRPQNATFPAQVPLTQGEEGLKLGMRGRGKIWVKWEPLGTRLWRYVSRTFHFYL from the coding sequence TTGGTTAGTCTTCAGGACAGTTTGGTTGCCAGTAGCAGTCGACCGTTGCCCCTTAGGGCCCGGCCTGACTTGTCGGCGCGGCAGCATACCTATCAGGGCCGCGGCTACTGGGTGGTGAAGGAACCGCTGGGGCTAAACTATTTCCGATTCCAGGAAGAGGAATACGCGATCCTGAAGATGCTCGATGGAAAGACATCGCTGCAAGAGATCAAGGATCGTTTCGAGAAGGAGTTTGCTCCGCAGAAGATCAGCTTCAACGATCTCCAGCACTTCATCGGCACCCTGCATCGCAGCGGCTTGGTGATTACCACCGCCATGGATCAGGGACGCCAATTGAAGGGACGCCGCGACGAGCGGAAATGGAAAGAAACCGTCCAGTTGATGTCCAACATCCTGGCCGTGCGTTTCAAAGGGATTGACCCCGATCGAATTCTGACAGCTCTCAACCCCTACACACGATGGCTGTTCACCGGACCAGCGATGATCTTCGTGTTGATGCTTTGTGCAGCGGCACTGCTGTTGGTCACCGTTCAGTACGATGTGTTTAAGTCACGTTTGCCCTCCTTCCAAGAGTTCTTCGGCCCATCGAACTGGTTGTTGCTGGGGGCGGTGCTGGGCGCAACCAAGATTTGTCACGAGTTTGGCCACGGTTTGTCATGTAAGCGGTACGGTGGCGAGTGCCACGAGATGGGCGTCATGTTTTTGGTGATGACGCCATGCTTGTACTGTAATGTCTCGGATTCGTGGATGCTGCCCAACAAGTGGCATCGTGCGATGATCGGCGCGGCGGGGATGTATGTGGAAGTCTTCCTGGCATCGATTGCCACCTTCATCTGGTGGTTCAGCGAGCCTGGTTTGTTGAATCACTTGGCGCTGCAGGTGATGTTCGTCAGTTCGGTTAGCACGGTCATCTTCAATGGTAACCCCCTGCTCCGTTACGACGGTTACTACATCTTGTCGGACATCATGGAAGTGCCGAACATGCGACAGAAGGCCAGCAGCGTGCTGCATCGGTTCATGTCGAAATACTTTCTGGGATTGGATCCACCAGAAGATCCGTTCCTACCAGAACGCAACCAATTCTTCTTTGGGTTGTATACCGTTGCCGCGAATCTCTACCGTTTGGTGGTGACCGCGTCGATCATGTTGTTTTTGAACAAAGTCTTCGAGCCGTACGGTTTGCAGGTGATTGGGCAGATGATTGCCTTGGCCGGCATCTATGGCTTGGTGGTGATGCCGATATACCAATTGTGGAAGTTCCTGTATGTTCCTGGGAGAATGGCACAGGTGAAGCGGAAAAATGTATTGATGACCGCTACGGCCGTGGCGGCGGTGATCGCGGGATTCGTTTACATTCCCGTCCCCCAGTGGGTAAAGTGCCCGGTTGAAGTCCAGCCGTTTAACAACGAAAGCGTCTTCGTGGTCGTACCTGGCCAGTTGGAAGAAGTGCTCGTGAAGCCTGGGCAGCACGTCACGAAAGGAACCAAGCTCGCCCGCGTGACCAACTTCGATCTGACGCTTGAACTCGTCGAGCTGGAGAACGAAGAAGAAGGCCTGGAAGACTTGCTGCAATCGATCGATCGCCAGCAATTGCGGGCGATGGATAGTTCCGAGTTCGAGCAAACCTTCGCCGAAGTAACCGAGCAACTCAAGTCGGTTCGGGAACAACTCAAGAAGAAGCGACAACAGGTGGCCCAGATCGAAGTTCCGGCGCCATTCGATGGAACCATTTTTCCGGTTCCTGACAAAGCACCGAGCCAAGGTAACGACGGTCGCTTACCGGAATGGTCAGGCTCGGTCTTCGACGAGAAGAATCAAGGCGCCTACCTTTCCACCAGCGACGTCCTGTGCCAAATCGGCGATGCCAGCCAAATGGAAGCGGTGTTGTATATCGATCAGGACTACATCGAACTAATTCATCCAGATCAGGAAGTCGAGATCAAGCTCGACGCGTTCCCGGGGCGAACCTTCAAAGGGCACATTGCCGTGATGGGAACCACTGAGGTGGAATTCGTGCCTCCTTCGCTCAGTACGCAATCAGGCGGGGAATTGCCGACGGTATCTGATCGAGAGACCGGTCGCCTCCGGCCACAGAACGCCACCTTCCCAGCTCAAGTTCCGCTTACTCAGGGTGAAGAAGGTTTAAAGCTGGGGATGCGAGGCCGTGGCAAGATCTGGGTGAAGTGGGAACCACTGGGAACACGCCTCTGGCGATACGTTTCGCGAACGTTCCATTTCTACCTGTAA
- a CDS encoding efflux RND transporter periplasmic adaptor subunit codes for MSKLNAIPVVFALLIPGVVAAQAPAPTSPGDISVPRCLVTLIDEVNVPAQETGVLRKIPVERGKYVPMGGLLAQIDDSVPSKQHEIASRKLDKATEQATNDVDIKYAAKAAEVSQAEYDMMRAANEGVKGTVAPITIRKAKLQWEKAILQAEQADMNFKVAGLTAKEAKAEMEAAQIVIDRCQITSPIDGIVVQKYRHEGEWVRPGDPLMRVVGLKRLKLDGSLSSDKYSPSMVVGKPATVVATIPTGQVKFEGTVVFASPEIDSNGNFDFTVEVQNRPDGDTWILFPGDVASVTIHASQPSSMRTNFTGVQN; via the coding sequence ATGTCGAAACTCAACGCCATTCCGGTTGTTTTCGCCCTGCTGATTCCCGGCGTCGTAGCTGCCCAAGCACCTGCTCCAACTTCGCCAGGTGATATTTCCGTACCGCGTTGCCTGGTGACGCTGATCGACGAGGTTAACGTGCCGGCTCAAGAAACAGGCGTGCTGCGAAAAATCCCGGTTGAACGTGGGAAGTATGTCCCGATGGGAGGTTTGCTCGCTCAAATCGATGATTCGGTACCGAGCAAGCAGCACGAGATCGCTTCGCGAAAGTTGGACAAGGCAACCGAGCAAGCGACCAACGATGTTGACATCAAGTACGCCGCTAAGGCTGCGGAAGTCTCGCAAGCCGAGTACGACATGATGCGAGCCGCGAATGAAGGAGTCAAAGGAACGGTTGCACCAATCACGATTCGCAAAGCCAAGCTGCAGTGGGAAAAGGCAATCCTCCAAGCCGAACAAGCCGACATGAACTTCAAGGTAGCAGGTTTGACGGCGAAAGAAGCCAAAGCCGAAATGGAAGCCGCCCAAATTGTGATCGATCGTTGTCAGATCACTTCCCCAATCGATGGAATCGTCGTGCAGAAGTATCGCCATGAAGGAGAATGGGTTCGTCCTGGCGATCCGCTGATGCGTGTCGTTGGTTTGAAACGCTTGAAGCTTGATGGCTCGCTTAGCTCGGATAAGTATTCGCCAAGTATGGTCGTCGGTAAGCCGGCGACGGTGGTCGCCACGATCCCAACCGGTCAAGTGAAGTTCGAGGGTACGGTGGTTTTCGCCAGCCCAGAGATCGACTCGAACGGTAACTTTGACTTCACGGTCGAGGTCCAGAACCGTCCTGATGGAGATACCTGGATTCTGTTTCCTGGGGATGTGGCCAGCGTGACCATTCATGCGAGCCAACCATCGAGCATGCGAACCAATTTTACCGGCGTGCAGAACTAG
- a CDS encoding HlyD family efflux transporter periplasmic adaptor subunit — translation MSTEPSSVNPETLESTKKQIRGLIQEIAQLSKRDVPPEEYFKDVLPKVVSALAAVGGAAWVYDDQRRPQLVYQINLSRGLIDPQSDEGIRHLRLIQNMFQGAEAQLLPPQSGGAEENSAGNPTNQLLVVAPIKVEDKVEGVIEIFQRPNSAPNSQRGYLKFLEQMCGLATEWFKTRKLRDFNDRQSLWSKIEQFSRAVHENLDLRQTAYTIANEGRRLIGCDRVSVVLRRGKWKVESVSGQDVFDSRSTQVQLLGKLASRVIETGEPFWFSGVTEDLSPQLETAVHDYVDESHTKTIAVIPLRRPEHATDNEKREDEEQERQYQGEILGALVVEQIEDSSQQEEFSKGVELISEHSSRALANAIDYNSIPLTPVWRLLGKSKVLVSARNLPKTVLALIAAVAIIAALFLIPAPFKVSGMATLTPVMQREVFVSEEGEVTQVTVNHGDHVQQGQVVVQLNNPELQRQYKQLTGDLEKSRSSMEALEFRRLRPETSRNPAELAQITVDLGQARQRVNHLTQQVALVEEKLAKLEVKSPIEGEVVSWDVRDNLMQRYVTPGQVLMTVVDPSKDWILEIKMPEKRIQHIENALHDSGESEALKVTYIMASDPGRQLEGTVTDIQRLAQPDADEGQIVKLKVAINKQDIENLRAGATATAKVHCGTAPLGYTWFHELFEFVQSRILF, via the coding sequence ATGTCCACCGAGCCATCATCAGTGAATCCCGAGACCCTGGAAAGCACCAAGAAGCAGATTCGCGGGCTCATTCAGGAAATCGCTCAGCTTTCCAAACGGGATGTTCCACCCGAAGAGTACTTCAAGGACGTCCTGCCAAAAGTTGTCTCCGCATTGGCGGCCGTCGGTGGTGCGGCGTGGGTATACGACGATCAGCGTCGACCTCAGCTGGTGTACCAAATCAATCTCAGCCGGGGATTGATCGATCCGCAAAGTGACGAAGGTATTCGCCACTTGCGATTGATCCAAAACATGTTCCAAGGGGCGGAAGCCCAATTGCTGCCACCGCAATCAGGCGGAGCCGAAGAGAACTCTGCGGGCAATCCAACGAATCAACTCTTGGTGGTTGCCCCGATCAAAGTCGAAGACAAGGTCGAGGGGGTCATCGAGATCTTCCAACGACCTAACTCGGCCCCAAATAGCCAACGCGGCTATTTGAAGTTTCTCGAACAAATGTGCGGGTTGGCCACCGAGTGGTTTAAGACTCGCAAGCTGCGTGACTTCAACGATCGCCAATCGTTGTGGTCGAAGATCGAACAGTTCTCGCGTGCGGTTCACGAAAACCTCGACCTTCGTCAAACGGCTTATACCATCGCCAACGAAGGTCGCCGGCTGATCGGTTGCGATCGAGTTTCCGTTGTGCTGCGACGTGGCAAGTGGAAAGTGGAATCGGTCAGCGGTCAGGACGTCTTCGATTCGCGATCCACCCAAGTGCAATTGCTTGGCAAGCTGGCTTCGCGCGTGATCGAAACGGGCGAGCCTTTCTGGTTCAGCGGTGTCACCGAAGACCTGTCGCCCCAATTGGAAACGGCTGTGCACGATTACGTGGACGAGTCGCACACCAAGACAATCGCCGTCATTCCGCTTCGCCGTCCCGAACACGCAACGGACAATGAAAAACGGGAAGACGAAGAACAAGAACGCCAGTACCAAGGCGAGATCCTGGGGGCGTTGGTTGTCGAACAAATCGAAGATAGCTCGCAGCAGGAAGAGTTCTCTAAAGGGGTCGAGCTGATCTCAGAGCACAGCAGCCGTGCCCTGGCGAACGCGATCGATTACAACTCGATTCCACTGACGCCGGTCTGGCGATTATTGGGTAAGTCGAAGGTCTTGGTCTCGGCCCGCAATCTTCCCAAGACTGTGCTGGCCTTAATTGCGGCGGTCGCAATCATCGCTGCCCTGTTTTTGATTCCGGCACCTTTCAAGGTTTCGGGCATGGCCACGTTAACCCCCGTCATGCAGCGGGAGGTTTTCGTTTCGGAAGAAGGTGAAGTGACGCAGGTCACCGTCAATCACGGCGACCACGTGCAACAGGGACAAGTCGTCGTCCAACTGAATAACCCAGAGTTACAGCGTCAGTACAAGCAATTGACCGGAGATCTGGAAAAGTCACGTTCCAGTATGGAAGCGTTGGAATTCCGTCGCTTGCGGCCAGAGACTTCGCGAAATCCGGCCGAACTCGCTCAGATCACGGTCGATCTCGGCCAAGCTCGCCAGCGGGTCAATCACTTAACGCAGCAAGTTGCTTTAGTGGAAGAAAAGCTTGCCAAACTAGAAGTCAAGAGCCCGATCGAAGGCGAAGTCGTTTCGTGGGACGTGCGTGACAACTTGATGCAGCGTTACGTGACGCCAGGTCAGGTTTTGATGACCGTGGTCGATCCAAGCAAGGATTGGATTCTGGAAATCAAAATGCCAGAGAAACGTATCCAGCACATCGAAAACGCCTTGCACGACAGCGGCGAATCGGAAGCGTTGAAGGTCACTTACATCATGGCCAGCGATCCTGGTCGCCAACTGGAAGGTACCGTCACCGACATTCAGCGATTGGCTCAGCCCGACGCGGATGAAGGTCAGATCGTCAAGCTGAAGGTTGCCATCAACAAGCAAGACATCGAGAACCTTCGTGCCGGTGCCACGGCGACCGCCAAGGTTCACTGCGGTACTGCTCCGCTGGGCTATACCTGGTTCCACGAACTGTTTGAATTCGTTCAGTCGCGAATTCTGTTCTAA